A stretch of the Bacillota bacterium genome encodes the following:
- a CDS encoding heavy metal translocating P-type ATPase, giving the protein MQRLILRNKNKIALISGILIAAAFISRWTVDNLTVFRWSLITASVLGTIPIAIQAYQALRVKVVSIDVLVTIAVVGAFVIQNFEESAIVTFLFLFGAYLEQRTLNKTRSAIRELTEMAPETALKQMENGEFEEVDVDEVDVGDVLMVKTGAKVPVDGTVLSGEGSVNEASITGESIPVSKEPGSQVYAGTILDNGTIQIVADRVGEDTTFGRIIELVEEAQDSKSEAERFIDRFSKYYTPAVLVIGFMVWLFSRDVELAITILVLGCPGALVIGVPVSNVAGIGNGARHGVLLKGSEVISDFSRLDTIVFDKTGTLTLGMPSVSAVEYYGDNTEEALSYLASVERESDHPLAKAVLAAIEEPEFYPVENTEVVKGEGITAVVNGQRIAVGSAALMTRENVELSAKARADIARMEREGNSLVLTAVDGELRILMGVKDQIRPGVKDDLERLKRLGVKNLIMLSGDNQGTVDVVSRELGLTEAHGNMLPEDKSAYIKRLIEEEKQIVAFVGDGVNDSPSLALAQIGIAMGGGTDVAIETSDVVLMNSDFSRLPHALGLTKATARNMKQNIIIAVGVVLFLLASVLLSEWMNMSIGMLVHEGSILAVILNGMRLLRYKLR; this is encoded by the coding sequence GTGCAGCGTTTGATCTTAAGAAATAAAAATAAAATTGCCCTTATCAGCGGTATCCTGATTGCAGCAGCTTTTATAAGCAGATGGACTGTTGATAACCTCACAGTATTTAGGTGGTCGCTGATCACTGCTTCCGTTCTCGGCACAATTCCCATTGCCATCCAAGCGTACCAGGCGTTACGGGTGAAAGTGGTCAGCATTGATGTGCTGGTTACGATCGCTGTTGTGGGTGCGTTCGTTATTCAGAACTTTGAAGAATCGGCGATTGTAACTTTCCTCTTCCTGTTTGGCGCGTATTTAGAGCAGCGGACCCTTAACAAGACCCGCTCAGCGATTCGAGAGCTGACGGAAATGGCACCGGAAACAGCGCTTAAACAGATGGAAAACGGCGAGTTTGAGGAAGTGGATGTTGATGAGGTAGATGTTGGCGATGTGCTCATGGTTAAAACCGGAGCTAAGGTGCCGGTTGACGGCACAGTTTTATCCGGTGAGGGCAGCGTAAACGAAGCGAGTATTACCGGTGAGTCGATTCCGGTCAGTAAAGAGCCGGGTTCTCAAGTTTACGCCGGCACCATCCTGGATAACGGCACGATTCAAATTGTGGCAGACCGGGTCGGTGAGGATACTACTTTTGGCAGAATTATTGAGCTGGTGGAAGAAGCCCAGGATTCGAAATCAGAGGCAGAGCGCTTTATTGACCGCTTTTCGAAATACTATACACCAGCAGTATTGGTGATTGGTTTTATGGTCTGGCTGTTCTCCCGCGATGTTGAGCTGGCAATAACCATCTTAGTGCTTGGCTGTCCGGGAGCGCTGGTAATCGGTGTGCCGGTATCGAATGTGGCTGGAATTGGCAACGGCGCCCGCCACGGCGTGCTGTTAAAGGGCAGCGAAGTAATCAGCGATTTCAGCAGGTTGGATACGATTGTCTTTGACAAGACTGGTACTCTGACATTAGGCATGCCGTCGGTCTCGGCTGTTGAGTATTACGGCGATAATACTGAGGAGGCCCTGAGCTATCTTGCCAGCGTGGAGCGGGAGTCCGATCATCCTCTGGCCAAGGCTGTTCTAGCCGCGATTGAGGAGCCGGAGTTCTATCCAGTTGAAAATACCGAGGTTGTGAAAGGCGAAGGAATCACTGCCGTTGTCAATGGGCAGCGCATCGCTGTTGGCAGCGCTGCCTTGATGACCAGAGAAAATGTGGAATTAAGTGCAAAAGCCCGCGCCGATATTGCCAGAATGGAAAGGGAAGGCAACTCCTTGGTGCTCACCGCAGTTGATGGAGAGCTGAGGATTCTCATGGGAGTTAAAGATCAGATTCGTCCGGGAGTGAAAGATGACCTGGAAAGACTGAAGCGATTGGGTGTGAAAAACCTAATCATGCTGTCCGGTGATAACCAGGGTACGGTTGATGTGGTAAGCCGGGAACTTGGATTAACGGAAGCTCATGGAAATATGCTGCCGGAAGATAAGTCCGCGTATATTAAGCGGCTGATTGAAGAAGAAAAGCAGATCGTGGCCTTCGTGGGTGACGGCGTCAATGACAGCCCTTCCCTGGCGTTAGCCCAGATCGGAATCGCCATGGGTGGAGGTACAGATGTGGCGATTGAAACATCAGATGTAGTTTTGATGAACTCCGATTTCAGCCGTCTGCCCCACGCTTTGGGCTTGACTAAGGCTACTGCCAGAAACATGAAGCAGAATATTATCATTGCCGTTGGAGTTGTCCTGTTTCTTCTGGCAAGCGTCCTGCTCAGCGAGTGGATGAATATGTCCATCGGAATGCTGGTGCACGAAGGAAGTATTCTGGCAGTGATCTTAAACGGAATGCGGCTTTTGCGGTATAAACTCCGTTAA
- a CDS encoding iron-sulfur cluster repair di-iron protein, ric: MKFKQTAAQYLERLEQFVPIVARVHGPHHPEFYDVQKVFNEISAKITAAGGEKPELAPEFTQLREITTNYLVPDDVCETYEAVYSMLAELDAAYHE; encoded by the coding sequence ATGAAATTCAAACAGACAGCAGCGCAGTATTTAGAGAGATTGGAGCAGTTTGTACCGATTGTAGCGCGGGTGCATGGACCGCATCACCCGGAGTTTTATGATGTGCAGAAAGTATTTAATGAAATCAGTGCCAAGATTACAGCCGCTGGTGGGGAAAAGCCAGAACTGGCTCCGGAGTTTACGCAGCTGCGGGAGATCACCACTAACTATCTAGTGCCCGATGATGTCTGCGAGACTTATGAGGCAGTATACAGCATGCTGGCAGAGCTTGATGCAGCGTATCACGAGTAG